In Scophthalmus maximus strain ysfricsl-2021 chromosome 5, ASM2237912v1, whole genome shotgun sequence, a single window of DNA contains:
- the cdcp2 gene encoding CUB domain-containing protein 2, with protein sequence MILKVALLIHLLLVVDRADSTKGVKCGGVLAAPSGNISSPNYPGLYPYNTDCSWLIVVAEGSSVLLTFHYFELEYHANCAYDYIKIYNGISEDAGNLLGTFCGDISPPQFTSSWNVMSIIFHSDRHVAYRGFSVGYRKDVCGGVLTGLSGVISSPGYPQEYSNNADCSWAIHVSNTSVVTLVFLDFQLENNEGCNFDFVALFDGPTVAHRHLGKYCGADRPPNAVTTSNQLLVVFKSDFNIGGRGFKAYYYSGECQRVLSAVGGNFSSPHFPGIYPNNINCHWSITLAAGYRIKLFFPLMDLEGRNGLSDECDYDSVAVYDGDSQTDALLGRWCGREQPPSLVSTRNTLLVVLSTDRNEAHRGFTASYLGVVPVNVSCTRSEFTILIPQQSLPQLDRERIYLGDPTCASQLTATSYKIQTQFVNCGTASQKHRNITMMVNKLYIDFSDGKQQNVQEYKLQCDALRKIAYVSIISAEERRLEEQAKQQTDNDSGGGKAGKEDTGPHDLSDIVFISICVLAVILMVIAIVWLVLL encoded by the exons ATGATACTCAAGGTGGCTCTACTGATTCACTTACTGCTGGTCGTTGACCGGGCTGATTCCACAAAAG GTGTCAAATGTGGAGGAGTCCTGGCTGCTCCGTCTGGCAATATCTCCAGTCCAAACTACCCGGGCCTGTACCCCTACAACACGGACTGTTCCTGGCTCATTGTGGTGGCGGAGGGCTCCTCCGTCCTGCTCACCTTTCACTACTTTGAGCTGGAGTACCATGCCAACTGCGCTTACGACTACATCAAGATCTACAACGGCATATCTGAGGACGCGGGGAACCTCCTTGGGACGTTTTGCGGCGACATCTCCCCACCTCAGTTCACCTCCTCCTGGAACGTCATGTCCATCATCTTCCACTCGGACCGGCATGTGGCCTACAGGGGCTTCAGCGTCGGCTACAGAAAAG ACGTGTGTGGTGGAGTCCTCACCGGCCTGTCAGGTGTGATCTCCAGTCCCGGCTACCCTCAGGAGTACAGCAACAACGCCGACTGCTCGTGGGCCATCCACGTGTCCAACACCAGCGTGGTCACCTTGGTCTTCTTGGACTTCCAGCTCGAAAACAACGAAGGGTGCAACTTCGACTTTGTCGCCCTCTTCGACGGCCCGACGGTCGCCCATCGCCACCTGGGCAAATACTGCGGGGCAGATAGACCTCCCAACGCAGTCACCACCTCCAACCAGCTCCTGGTCGTCTTCAAGTCGGACTTCAACATCGGGGGCCGAGGGTTCAAGGCTTACTATTACTCAG GGGAATGCCAGAGAGTCCTGTCGGCTGTGGGCGGCAACTTCAGCAGCCCCCATTTCCCCGGCATCTACCCGAACAACATCAACTGCCACTGGAGCATCACGCTCGCGGCCGGCTATCGCATCAAGCTCTTCTTCCCTCTGATGGACCTGGAGGGCCGCAACGGCCTGTCCGACGAGTGCGACTACGACTCCGTGGCGGTTTATGACGGGGACAGTCAGACGGACGCGCTGCTGGGACGCTGGTGTGGCCGAGAGCAGCCGCCCTCCCTCGTCTCCACGCGCAACACGCTGCTGGTGGTTCTCAGCACGGACCGGAACGAAGCTCACAGAGGGTTCACCGCGTCCTATCTGGGAG TGGTACCTGTAAACGTTAGCTGTACAAGATCAGAATTCACCATTTTGATACCCCAGCAGTCCTTGCCTCAGCTGGACCGTGAGCGGATCTACCTGGGCGACCCGACCTGCGCGTCCCAGTTAACGGCCACCTCGTATAAGATACAGACCCAGTTTGTCAACTGTGGTACTGCGAGCCAG AAACATCGGAACATCACCATGATGGTGAACAAACTCTACATCGATTTCTCTGACGGGAAGCAGCAGAATGTGCAGGAGTACAAGCTGCAGTGCGATGCCCTGCGGAAGATCGCGTACGTGTCCATCATCTCTGCAGAGGAGCGTCGTCTCGAGGAGCAGGCCAAGCAACAAACGGACAACGACAGTGGCGGCGGCAAAGCCGGAAAGGAGGACACCGGGCCTCACGATCTGAGCGATATCGTCTTCATCAGCATCTGCGTCCTGGCTGTTATTCTCATGGTGATAGCTATTGTTTGGCTGGTGTTGCTGTAG